The Candidatus Deferrimicrobiaceae bacterium region GGCCGCAGCGGCGTCATCCCCCTCGGCCCGGATGACGACCGTCGTATCTTTGGGGGCCGCGAGCATCAGGACGCCCATGATGCTCTTGGCGTTGACCTCCATCTCGTCGCGGCCGATCTTGATCTCGCTCGTGAACCGGTTGGCGATACGGACCAGCTGGGCGGCCGCGCGTGCGTGCAACCCCAGCTTGTTGGTGATGCCGAAGCTGCGCTCCATCGGTTCGGTTCCCGTCTCCATTAATTTCTCCCCGGATTCTTTCAGGCTCGCCCCGGCATCAGCGCCGGACCAGCAGCAAGCCGACGAGCAGCAGCAGCAACAGCAATTCGGAAGGCGAAACCGCCTTGCGGAACATGAGCGTGAACAGATTCACCAGAAGGACGGCGCCCGCGAAGCAGAGGACGGTCGCAAGCCACGAGACGCCCGCGCCGATGGCGCCCGCGACGCCCAAGGCGCCGTAGATCCCCCCGAGCACCGCGGCGGCCGTCTTGCGGTCCTCGGTCCGCAGCTTGAACCCCGCCCCCTTGAGGAATTCGACCGCTTTTTCCTGGCCTGCGATCCCGGCCGCGAACCCCCGCGAGCGGACGATCAGGTGGGAAAAGTTGTAGATCGCCAGCAGCGCCGCAATACCGAGGAGCGGGTGGATAAACGCCAGGATCGCCCCGGCCACGGAGGCCAGCGGCTTCAGCGCGCCCCAGAAATAGGCGTCGCCGATCGCGCCGAGCGTCCCCATGAGGCCGACCTTGAAGGTTCCGATCGACCGCGGATCTTCCTCCTGCGCGGCGACACGCTGCTCGAGGGAGACCGCCGCCCCGAGGATGACGCTGCCCATCGCCGGCTGGGTGTTGAAAAATTCAAGATGCCGCTTGATCGCCCGGGTGAGATCTTCGGGCCTGTCGGCGTATATATGCTTCAACGCGGGCAGGATGCTGTAGGCGAAGCCGACGTTCTGCATCCCTTCGTAGTTCCAGCAGCCCTGGACGAGGAATTGCCGCCGCCAGACCGCCCTGCGGACCGATGCCGGAAGCGTGCTGCCGCTCACCGCATCCACCAGCGCCAGGCGAGGACGACTGCGAAGGCGGCCGCCATCGACACGTAGAACGCCACCGCGCTCCGCTCGCTTCGCGTGCAGGAAAGGACGGAGGCGGCCCCCAGCAGCGGGAGCAGCGGAAACATCCGGGCAAAACCCGCCCCTTCCCCGGGAGAGAGGACGGCGGGAATCCAGTGCCCGGCGGCCACCCCGAGCCCGGCGAAAAGGAGGGACATTCCGACGCCGACGGCGGCAAACAGGGTGAAGCCTGCGACCAAACCGTGGTCGACCGCGGCGACGTCACCCCGGTCGACGGCGTCGATCGTCAGATGGGCGATCCGGCCGTTGATGCGGCGGACGAAGCGGTCGGCGACCTTGCCCGTTTCGGCGCAGGGGACCGACAGCAGCAGCAGCGCGGCCAATACCGCGTAATGGATCTCGGAGCCGACCGCGGTCGCGGCCGTCGCGGCCCCCGCGCCGGCGAAGATGGCCGCCCCCGTGTCGTCGGGCGGGATCGACGCCCCCACGGGAAGACGGGCGATGTAGAGCAGCTCGAGGATGGCGCCCGCGGTGGCGCCCGCGAAAAAATCGCCGAAGATCGCGCCCGCGATGCTGCCGGCGATGAGCGGCCGGTGCAGCATGACCTGGGGCCCCGCCGTCCGGTCGAGATAGCAGATTCCGCCCAGGAGGGCGGCAAGGAGGAATCGCAAGGCCATCAGAATTCCCATCCCCCGCCGCCGCGGATCGGCTTCCCGGGCTCGAACGGCGTGCCGCGCACCTCGACCGCAAC contains the following coding sequences:
- a CDS encoding HPr family phosphocarrier protein → METGTEPMERSFGITNKLGLHARAAAQLVRIANRFTSEIKIGRDEMEVNAKSIMGVLMLAAPKDTTVVIRAEGDDAAAAIDAIGELIQAKFGEE
- a CDS encoding PTS system mannose/fructose/sorbose family transporter subunit IID, which encodes MSGSTLPASVRRAVWRRQFLVQGCWNYEGMQNVGFAYSILPALKHIYADRPEDLTRAIKRHLEFFNTQPAMGSVILGAAVSLEQRVAAQEEDPRSIGTFKVGLMGTLGAIGDAYFWGALKPLASVAGAILAFIHPLLGIAALLAIYNFSHLIVRSRGFAAGIAGQEKAVEFLKGAGFKLRTEDRKTAAAVLGGIYGALGVAGAIGAGVSWLATVLCFAGAVLLVNLFTLMFRKAVSPSELLLLLLLVGLLLVRR
- a CDS encoding PTS sugar transporter subunit IIC — its product is MALRFLLAALLGGICYLDRTAGPQVMLHRPLIAGSIAGAIFGDFFAGATAGAILELLYIARLPVGASIPPDDTGAAIFAGAGAATAATAVGSEIHYAVLAALLLLSVPCAETGKVADRFVRRINGRIAHLTIDAVDRGDVAAVDHGLVAGFTLFAAVGVGMSLLFAGLGVAAGHWIPAVLSPGEGAGFARMFPLLPLLGAASVLSCTRSERSAVAFYVSMAAAFAVVLAWRWWMR